A genomic window from Candidatus Cloacimonas sp. includes:
- the ispF gene encoding 2-C-methyl-D-erythritol 2,4-cyclodiphosphate synthase — translation MLRCGFGYDVHCLVSGRELILGGVKIPYHKGLVGYSDADVLIHSIIDALLGALALGDIGTLYPDNDLSYKDIDSRILLRRTYPLITEKGWLLNNLDAVICCQQPKLQPFIQEMRANLAEDLNCEIGQISIKATTEEGLGISGKGEGISAFCQLLLVTDKI, via the coding sequence ATGTTGCGTTGCGGTTTTGGCTACGATGTTCACTGTCTTGTTTCCGGCAGGGAACTTATTTTGGGAGGGGTAAAAATACCTTATCATAAAGGGCTAGTTGGCTATTCGGATGCTGATGTTCTAATTCACAGTATAATTGATGCTCTTTTGGGAGCTTTGGCTTTGGGAGATATTGGCACATTATATCCCGATAACGATTTATCTTATAAGGATATAGATTCCCGCATTCTTTTACGAAGAACTTACCCTTTAATTACGGAAAAGGGTTGGCTCCTAAATAATCTGGATGCCGTTATCTGTTGTCAGCAACCAAAACTTCAACCCTTTATTCAAGAAATGCGTGCTAACCTGGCAGAGGACTTGAATTGCGAAATAGGGCAAATCTCTATTAAAGCCACTACTGAAGAAGGTCTTGGCATCAGTGGAAAAGGAGAAGGGATTAGCGCATTTTGCCAGTTACTGCTTGTAACGGATAAAATATGA
- a CDS encoding molybdopterin-guanine dinucleotide biosynthesis protein MobB — protein sequence MKALGVIGYHRTGKTTVATSIIKELTRQGYNVCSIKDIHSETYRSDTEGKNTFLHQEAGSKAVFAKGLYDSALLFPKSLNLAEMVYFLNADYLIIEGLQNAPVPKIVCAENTSQLEELVDDTCIGISGIIASQRESFQGLPVFSLPDDLAVLISTVQEKSFDLLPVAEPECCSECGKDCYTMAGDIVQGRAKRSDCVLDNKAELKLWVGEREIVIVPFVQKLLQDIVCSFVNNLKDIDPAGKIKLEIKR from the coding sequence ATGAAGGCATTAGGAGTTATTGGTTATCACCGCACCGGTAAAACAACCGTGGCTACTTCCATCATCAAAGAATTGACCCGACAGGGCTATAATGTTTGTTCCATAAAAGATATCCATAGCGAAACATATCGTTCCGATACCGAAGGCAAGAATACTTTTCTGCATCAAGAGGCAGGAAGTAAAGCCGTTTTTGCTAAGGGGTTATATGACAGTGCATTGCTTTTTCCAAAATCCTTAAATTTAGCTGAGATGGTTTATTTTCTGAATGCTGATTATCTTATTATTGAGGGATTACAAAATGCACCCGTTCCAAAAATTGTATGTGCCGAAAATACAAGTCAACTGGAAGAACTGGTTGATGATACCTGTATTGGTATTTCCGGCATTATTGCTTCTCAAAGAGAGAGCTTTCAAGGTTTGCCTGTTTTTTCGTTGCCGGATGATTTGGCTGTTTTAATAAGCACCGTTCAAGAAAAAAGCTTTGATCTTTTGCCTGTAGCGGAACCGGAATGCTGTTCTGAATGCGGGAAGGATTGTTATACGATGGCAGGGGATATTGTTCAGGGTAGAGCTAAAAGGAGTGATTGCGTTTTAGATAACAAAGCGGAACTAAAACTTTGGGTAGGGGAGAGGGAAATAGTGATTGTGCCTTTTGTCCAAAAATTATTACAGGATATTGTTTGTTCCTTTGTGAATAACCTTAAGGATATTGATCCTGCCGGCAAGATTAAATTGGAGATTAAGCGTTGA
- the thiF gene encoding sulfur carrier protein ThiS adenylyltransferase ThiF, which yields MISREEYFSKRDPSAFPFWQKATIGIAGAGGLGSNIAISLARAGIGTLIIADYDIVTLENLNRQQYTIAQLGKLKVDALAENIRSFNPFINLVLHSVKITPANFDAIFKEADLLLEAMDEADQKEMLISCWLSNYSKRHIIAASGIAGFGKNKNIHCEHYGFLHLIGDMNSELQKKVSPIATRVAVVANMQANLALELLAEPKGK from the coding sequence TTGATTTCCAGGGAAGAATATTTTTCCAAGCGTGATCCCTCTGCCTTTCCTTTTTGGCAAAAAGCAACTATCGGCATTGCCGGAGCGGGAGGTTTAGGTTCCAATATAGCAATTTCTTTAGCCCGAGCTGGCATCGGAACTTTAATTATTGCTGATTACGACATTGTAACCTTGGAAAATCTTAATCGCCAGCAATATACTATTGCCCAACTGGGCAAACTGAAAGTGGACGCCTTGGCAGAAAATATTCGCTCTTTTAATCCATTCATTAATCTTGTTTTACATTCGGTTAAAATTACTCCTGCTAATTTTGACGCTATTTTTAAAGAGGCAGACCTGCTTCTGGAAGCAATGGATGAAGCAGACCAAAAAGAGATGTTAATATCCTGTTGGCTATCTAATTACTCCAAGAGACACATCATTGCCGCTTCCGGAATAGCGGGTTTCGGAAAAAATAAAAACATTCATTGCGAACATTACGGTTTCTTGCATCTAATAGGTGATATGAACAGCGAATTGCAAAAAAAAGTAAGCCCAATAGCAACTCGGGTAGCAGTTGTAGCTAATATGCAGGCAAATTTGGCTTTGGAACTACTTGCTGAACCAAAAGGAAAATAG